AAATACATAGATTATGGAAAATATCAGCAGTATTTTTAACAGAATATTTGTATCGGCAGGTATAGAAAAGCCTGTTAGAAATTATAAGACATTTGTCAGGTGGCCGGATGTTGTAGGTGACAAAATTGCATCTGTAACGGAATTTCTGCGTTTTTCGAACGGCAAGGTTTTTGTGAAAGTAAAAAATGATTCATGGAGGAATGAACTTGTTTTTTACAAGCAGGAGATAATTGATAAAATAAACAGAGACATAGGTTCTAAGGAAGTAAATGAGATAGTTTTACTTTAAATAATAGGATGGTTTCTTCAGTATGACAGAAAAATATGATGCAAAGAAAATAGTAGTGCTAAAAGGGCTCGAAGGCGTCAGGAAACGTCCGTCTATGTATATAGGAGACGTTGCGGTTCGAGGTCTTCATCATCTTGTTTATGAAGTTGTTGATAACAGCGTTGATGAAGCTCTTGCAGGGTTTTGTAATAATATTACAGTAACGATTCATAAAGATGATGCAGTTACTGTATCAGATGACGGCAGGGGAATACCTGTTGATATTCACCCTGTTCAGAACAGGCCGGCTTTGGAAGTTGTTATGACAACCCTTCATGCAGGG
This genomic stretch from bacterium harbors:
- a CDS encoding DUF721 domain-containing protein translates to MENISSIFNRIFVSAGIEKPVRNYKTFVRWPDVVGDKIASVTEFLRFSNGKVFVKVKNDSWRNELVFYKQEIIDKINRDIGSKEVNEIVLL